One part of the Mustela erminea isolate mMusErm1 chromosome 11, mMusErm1.Pri, whole genome shotgun sequence genome encodes these proteins:
- the LOC116569358 gene encoding 40S ribosomal protein S24-like: MNDTVALQTRKFMTNRLLWCKQMVIDVLHPGKTTVPKTEIQEKLAKMYKTTPDVIFVFGFRTHFGGGKTTGFSMIYDSLDYAKKNEPKHRLARHGLYGKKKTSRKQ; encoded by the coding sequence ATGAACGACACAGTAGCTCTCCAGACCAGGAAGTTCATGACCAACCGACTACTTTGGTGCAAACAAATGGTCATTGATGTCCTTCATCCTGGAAAGACAACAGTACCTAAGACGGAAATTCAAGAAAAACTAGCCAAAATGTACAAGACCACACCAGATGTCATATTTGTATTTGGGTTCAGAACCCATTTTGGTGGTGGCAAGACAACTGGCTTTAGCATGATTTATGATTCCTTGgattatgcaaagaaaaatgaacccaaacATAGACTTGCAAGACATGGTCTGTATGGGAAGAAAAAGACCTcaagaaaacagtga